The following are encoded together in the Equus quagga isolate Etosha38 chromosome 1, UCLA_HA_Equagga_1.0, whole genome shotgun sequence genome:
- the LOC124228553 gene encoding olfactory receptor 1L3, whose amino-acid sequence MGMSNLTRFSEFILLGLSSRLEDQKPLFALFLIMYLVTLMGNLLIILAIRSDPQLQNPMYFFLSILSFADICYTTVIVPKMLVNFLSETKTISYAECLAQMYFFLVFGNIDSYLLAAMAIDRYVAICKPFHYVTIMNHRCCMLLLAFSIAFSYLHSLLHVLLVNQLTFCASNVIHHFFCDVNPLLKLACSSTSVNEVVAMTEGLASVMAPFVCIIISYLRILIAVLNIPSASGKRKAFSTCSSHLTLVTLFYGSISYVYLQPLSSYTVKKQIATITYTILTPMLNPFIYSLRNKDMKQGLEKLMSRIKPQMDRLSTAKANKFCGP is encoded by the coding sequence ATGGGAATGTCCAATCTGACAAGATTCTCTGAATTCATCCTCCTGGGACTCTCCTCTCGCCTTGAGGACCAGAAGCCACTCTTTGCCCTCTTTCTTATCATGTACCTGGTCACCTTGATGGGAAATCTGCTCATCATCTTGGCTATCCGCTCTGATCCTCAACTCCAAAaccccatgtatttcttcctgagCATCTTGTCCTTTGCTGATATTTGCTACACAACAGTCATAGTCCCTAAGATGTTAGTGAACTTCTTGTCAGAGACAAAGACTATTTCCTATGCTGAATGTCTGGCACAGATGTATTTCTTCCTGGTCTTTGGAAACATAGACAGTTATCTCCTGGCAGCTATGGCCATTGACCGCTATGTAGCCATTTGTAAGCCTTTCCACTACGTCACTATTATGAACCACAGATGCTGTATGTTGCTACTGGCCTTCTCTATAGCTTTCTCCTACCTCCACTCCCTCTTACATGTCCTCCTGGTGAATCAACTCACCTTTTGTGCATCAAATGTAATCCATCACTTTTTTTGTGATGTCAACCCTCTTCTGAAACTGGCCTGCTCTTCGACCTCTGTCAATGAAGTTGTGGCCATGACAGAAGGGCTGGCCTCTGTGATGGCCCCATTTGTCTGCATTATCATCTCTTACCTGAGAATCCTTATTGCTGTCCTCAATATTCCCTCAGCTAGTGGAAAAcgcaaagccttctccacctgcagcTCCCACCTCACGCTGGTGACTCTGTTTTATGGGAGTATTAGCTATGTCTATCTCCAGCCATTATCGAGCTATACTGTCAAGAAACAAATAGCAACAATTACCTACACCATACTGACACCAATGTTGAACCCATTTATCTACAGCTTAAGAAACAAAGACATGAAACAGGGCTTAGAGAAATTGATGAGCAGAATTAAGCCTCAAATGGATAGGCTTTCTACTGCAAAAGCCAACAAATTCTGTGGACCCTGA